A single window of Malus sylvestris chromosome 5, drMalSylv7.2, whole genome shotgun sequence DNA harbors:
- the LOC126621893 gene encoding transcription factor GTE7-like — MASAVLANRNEPNWPQQPRGGGAGAGGGFMGKVPFSSSNTHRNPNPKKRQFQAHHSDFNDESPAVTQTASDDASSINHHRRSNTNDVNPVQSQYVSFNIASYSRKELVELKNRLLSELDQIRVLKNQIEAGDFNPKSAHKKPIGNKKMAGSKRSLPIAHGKESSSNSKRSHLENGDSMKNCGQVLFKLMKQKYAWIFNRPVDVVTLGLHDYYDIIKKPMDLGTVKTNLAKGLYSTPSDFSADVRLTFENAMRYNPQGHEVYNYANQLRSRFEELFQPLIDKHGDEFRSEKGSDEELQASSWNHVEPERVSRREAPVRIEKKPEPVRPPPVQSSPVPAPVSSSNPLSNPALAQSSPVRTNSQLKGSGVKPLKQPKPKAKDPNKRDMSMEEKQKLGIGLQSLPQEKMEQVVQIIRKRNGHLKQDGDEIELDIEAVDTETLWELDRLVTNWKKMVSKIKRQALMGNTNSNSNSNIASNRGHGDQPASEKVEVAATAEPKRSKKGEAGDEDVDIGDDMPMSSFPPVEIEKDVGGHASSDSSSSSGSSSSGSSSSSDSDSGTSSGSDSDDDNAQS; from the exons ATGGCGTCCGCCGTCTTAGCGAACCGGAACGAACCCAATTGGCCGCAGCAACCCAGAGGTGGAGGAGCCGGAGCCGGAGGAGGATTCATGGGGAAAGTtcccttttcttcttcaaacactcaccgtaaccctaaccctaaaaagCGACAATTCCAAGCTCATCATTCCGATTTTAACGATGAGTCGCCGGCCGTCACTCAGACTGCATCAGACGACGCTTCGTCGATCAACCACCATCGGCGATCGAACACAAACGACGTCAATCCCGTTCAGTCCCAATACGTCAGCTTCAACATCGCGAGCTATTCGAGAAAAGAGCTGGTTGAGCTCAAGAACCGCCTCCTCTCTGAGCTCGACCAGATTCGCGTCCTCAAGAATCAAATTGAAGCCGGCGACTTCAACCCTAAGTCGGCTCACAAGAAGCCGATTGGCAATAAGAAGATGGCTGGGTCGAAACGGTCCTTACCGATCGCTCACGGCAAGGAATCGAGTTCTAATTCCAAGAGGTCGCATTTGGAAAACGGGGATTCGATGAAGAATTGTGGGCAGGTTTTATTCAAGCTGATGAAGCAGAAGTACGCCTGGATCTTCAACAGGCCGGTTGATGTGGTTACGTTGGGCCTTCATGATTACTACGACATCATCAAGAAGCCGATGGATCTCGGCACTGTCAAAACCAATCTTGCCAAGGGTCTCTATTCAACGCCTTCTGATTTCTCAGCTGATGTACGATTGACTTTCGAGAATGCCATGCGGTACAATCCCCAAGGCCACGAGGTGTATAATTATGCCAATCAGCTTCGTTCGAGGTTTGAGGAGTTGTTTCAGCCTCTGATTGACAAACATGGAGATGAATTCCGGTCGGAAAAGGGTTCTGATGAGGAATTGCAGGCGAGTTCCTGGAACCATGTTGAGCCCGAGAGGGTTTCAAGGAGGGAGGCGCCTGTTCGGATCGAGAAGAAACCTGAGCCAGTTCGGCCTCCGCCAGTCCAATCATCTCCCGTTCCAGCTCCTGTGAGCTCATCAAACCCGTTGTCAAATCCAGCATTGGCGCAATCTTCTCCTGTGAGGACGAACTCACAGTTGAAGGGGTCTGGAGTGAAGCCATTGAAGCAGCCGAAGCCAAAGGCGAAGGACCCAAACAAGAGGGATATGAGTATGGAGGAGAAGCAAAAGTTGGGAATTGGGTTGCAGAGTTTGCCTCAGGAGAAGATGGAGCAGGTTGTGCAGATTATAAGGAAGAGGAATGGGCATTTGAAGCAGGATGGGGATGAGATTGAGCTTGACATTGAGGCTGTCGATACGGAGACCCTTTGGGAGCTTGATCGGCTTGTGACGAATTGGAAGAAGATGGTTAGCAAGATAAAGCGGCAAGCATTGATGGGCAACACCAACAGCAACAGCAATAGCAACATTGCTTCAAACAGAGGCCACGGG GATCAACCTGCGAGTGAGAAAGTTGAAGTAGCAGCAACAGCAGAGCCAAAGAGGTCGAAAAAAGGCGAAGCAGGAGATGAAGATGTGGACATTGGCGATGACATGCCAATGAGCAGCTTCCCACCAGTGGAGATTGAGAAAGATGTAGGTGGCCATGCTAGCAGTGACAGTTCAAGCAGCTCTGGTAGTTCGAGCAGTGGCTCCTCCTCATCAAGCG ATTCAGATTCTGGTACTTCTTCAGGGAGTGACTCAGATGACGATAACGCTCAATCCTAG